The Glycine soja cultivar W05 chromosome 6, ASM419377v2, whole genome shotgun sequence genome has a window encoding:
- the LOC114414148 gene encoding uncharacterized protein LOC114414148, with the protein MARNAPRAASSQNQSAGKSPQEKSSFTFPLAQKSKAGNARNAIESQKAPRAVSPSRFPKNGTGHNMKPENCQRPMDDRSFEAKTWPRNDHGGTSEKRFFI; encoded by the exons ATGGCCAGGAATGCCCCAAGAGCAGCCTCTTCACAGAATCAATCAGCAGGAAAATCACCTCAAGAAAAG AGCTCTTTCACCTTTCCGTTAGCCCAAAAATCGAAAGCTGGGAATGCACGAAATGCCATAGAGTCTCAAAAAGCACCAAGAGCCGTTTCACCTTCCCGCTTCCCCAAAAATGGTACCGGTCACAACATGAAGCCTGAAAATTGTCAAAGACCCATGGATGATAGAAGCTTTGAG GCTAAAACTTGGCCAAGAAATGACCATGGAGGCACCTCGGAAAAACGATTCTTTATTTGA
- the LOC114416822 gene encoding probable aminotransferase TAT2: MEKVGVAVNSKNQESKATSTITIKGFMSLLMKSVDENGDGSKRVISLGMGDPTLTTYFPISNVAEKAVAEALQSHRFRGYAPTAGLPQARIAIAEYLSRDLPYQLSSDDVYITCGCTQAIDVSVAMLARPGANIILPRPGFPLYELSASFRGVEVRHYDLLPEKGWEVDLDAVEALADQNTVALVIINPGNPCGNVYSYHHLEKIAETAKRVGTIVIADEVYGHLAFAGKPFVPMGVFGSIVPVLTLGSFSKRWIVPGWRLGWFVTNDPSGTFRNPKVDERFKKYFDLLGGPATFIQAAVPQIIEHTEKVFFKKTIDNLRHVADICCKELKDIPYIICPYKPEGSMAMMVKLNLSLLEDISDDIDFCFKLAKEESVIILPGTAVGLNNWLRIIFATDPVALVEGLKRVKSFCERHARKWSMTTE; the protein is encoded by the exons ATGGAAAAAGTTGGTGTGGCTGTAAATAGCAAAAATCAAGAATCCAAAGCAACTTCCACCATTACCATTAAGGGTTTCATGAGCCTTCTAATGAAAAGTGTAGATGAGAATGGTGATGGTAGCAAGAGAGTTATTTCTCTGGGTATGGGTGACCCAACTCTCACCACTTATTTTCCCATCTCAAATGTAGCTGAAAAAGCTGTTGCTGAAGCACTTCAGTCACACAGGTTTCGTGGCTATGCTCCCACTGCAGGTCTTCCCCAGGCCAGGAT TGCAATTGCTGAATACCTGTCTCGTGACCTTCCTTACCAATTATCAAGTGATGATGTTTACATCACTTGTGGATGCACACAAGCCATTGATGTTTCAGTGGCGATGCTTGCTCGCCCCGGTGCAAACATCATTCTTCCAAGACCAGGTTTCCCACTCTATGAACTTAGCGCTTCATTTAGAGGAGTTGAAGTGAGGCATTATGATCTGCTTCCAGAGAAAGGTTGGGAGGTTGATCTAGATGCTGTTGAAGCTCTTGCTGATCAGAACACTGTTGCTTTGGTGATTATAAATCCTGGGAATCCTTGTGGGAATGTGTACAGTTACCATCATTTGGAGAAG ATTGCTGAAACTGCAAAACGGGTTGGAACAATTGTGATTGCTGATGAAGTTTATGGCCATCTTGCATTTGCGGGCAAGCCTTTTGTGCCAATGGGAGTTTTTGGCTCTATTGTTCCTGTTCTGACTCTTGGCTCATTTTCTAAGAGATGGATAGTTCCTGGATGGAGGCTTGGTTGGTTTGTGACAAATGATCCATCTGGCACTTTTAGAAATCCAAAG GTAGATGAGCGCTTTAAAAAGTACTTTGATCTTTTGGGAGGTCCAGCCACCTTCATCCag GCAGCTGTACCTCAGATAATTGAGCATACTGAAAAGGTTTTcttcaagaaaaccattgatAATTTGAGGCATGTTGCAGATATATGTTGTAAAGAGTTGAAGGATATTCCATACATTATTTGCCCTTATAAACCAGAAGGGTCCATGGCTATGATG GTGAAACTAAACCTTTCACTTCTGGAGGATATTAGCGATGATATTGATTTCTGTTTCAAGCTTGCTAAGGAGGAATCTGTTATCATTCTTCCAG GAACTGCGGTAGGGCTGAATAATTGGCTTCGTATTATTTTCGCTACAGATCCAGTTGCTCTTGTAGAGGGTTTGAAGAGGGTAAAATCTTTTTGTGAAAGACATGCAAGAAAGTGGTCAATGACTACAGAATAA